A segment of the Bacillus pseudomycoides genome:
TTTTAGAATAAGGCGTAATCCTTCCGTACCATATCCCTTACCCCTATAATTCTTATCACCTATACCAATTGCTAGCAAGCCAGCTCTATTATTCCACTCTATGCTATGAAGTGCCACAAAGCCAATTAAACTATCATCTTGAATCGTTCGTAGCATAAAAGAAACACTATTTGACTTTCTCCCTATTAATAGCTCATTTTCCTTTATTTCATGTAAAGATTGCAGAATCGCTATATCTGTATCTACATTTCTTAAATACTCACTATCCTCTTGCCAAATAGCCATTTGTTCAATATCTTCAGCTCTGATTGCTGATAACTTAATATTTTCACCTAGAAAAAGATTATTCAATTTCGTGTTCATTTCAAAAATCCCCCTTTTCAATTATGGGGATAGCTCTGTAGTTTATCAGGACTATCTATCCCCTTGTTCCATAGTCTTCAGTAATGATGGGATATTTACAATAAGCGATAACATTGGCACAGCTCCTTTTCATATGATTACATTCATTTTATACTTTTCGGATTATTCATTCAACTTGCTTTTTAGTCCTTCCCTTGATGGATGTATGATTAACATTCACTACTTTATCCTTGTATTTTTAACTATTGTCTTTTTATTCTAAAGATTTATAGTATAGTAAGTTTCCATCCTGTTTTTTCAGAAAACTAACTCACATGTAAGAAAGGAGAAACAATGTTTTATATCAAACAACTTCTTTTCTTTGCCTATCAACAATCTTTATCTTGTATTTTCCCTGTCGTTATTTTTATAGCACTCGCTGTTTCGAAATTCATCTCGATTCCAGGACTTTATCGTTATGATTTTATCCTTATCGTATGCCTTCTTATGCAATACATCATGTACAAAACGAGTATGGAAACAAAAGATGAACTGAAAGTAATTGCTGTTTTTCACCTCATCGGGCTTCTACTAGAAATATATAAAGTTCACTTTGGTTCATGGAGTTATCCTGAAGAAGCATATTCAAAAATTTTTGGTGTCCCACTTTATAGCGGATTTATGTATGCTAGTGTTGCTAATTATATATGCCAAGCATGGAGAAGGTTGCACCTGCAAATGCATAGGTGGCCTAA
Coding sequences within it:
- a CDS encoding GNAT family N-acetyltransferase, translating into MNTKLNNLFLGENIKLSAIRAEDIEQMAIWQEDSEYLRNVDTDIAILQSLHEIKENELLIGRKSNSVSFMLRTIQDDSLIGFVALHSIEWNNRAGLLAIGIGDKNYRGKGYGTEGLRLILKYAFYELNLHRVGLDVISYNKSAIEVYKKVGFKVEGCMREAVQRDGKSFDRIIMGILRSEWVKTRN
- a CDS encoding DUF817 domain-containing protein — protein: MFYIKQLLFFAYQQSLSCIFPVVIFIALAVSKFISIPGLYRYDFILIVCLLMQYIMYKTSMETKDELKVIAVFHLIGLLLEIYKVHFGSWSYPEEAYSKIFGVPLYSGFMYASVANYICQAWRRLHLQMHRWPKTIWTIPLGAMIYFNFFTHHFLYDFRWILTVLLFIVFFRTFVQFSLQEVTYKIPLVLSFFLIGFFIWVAENIATFFGAWQYPNQRETWSLVHIGKISSWFLLVVISIMIVAQLKHLKEHKVKL